The proteins below come from a single uncultured Dethiosulfovibrio sp. genomic window:
- a CDS encoding (2Fe-2S)-binding protein, whose amino-acid sequence MIGKFKINGIESNLTFEDDATLLQVLRDSGHTDVKRGCDTGDCGACAVLLNDELVNSCKVFAASVIDGEIITVQGLGTLHRPHVIQKAFVDAGAVQCGFCTPGMIMATYALLSKNLNPNDDDIRVALDGNKCRCTGYVKIFDAVRLAAERMRDNG is encoded by the coding sequence ATGATAGGTAAGTTTAAGATAAACGGAATAGAGAGCAACCTTACTTTCGAGGACGACGCTACTTTACTCCAGGTGTTGAGGGATTCGGGCCATACCGACGTCAAGAGGGGCTGTGATACCGGAGACTGCGGTGCCTGTGCGGTCCTCCTAAATGACGAGCTGGTCAACTCCTGTAAGGTTTTTGCCGCTTCAGTGATCGACGGGGAGATAATAACCGTTCAAGGGCTAGGTACCTTACACAGGCCTCACGTCATTCAGAAGGCTTTTGTCGACGCCGGTGCGGTTCAATGCGGCTTTTGCACCCCTGGCATGATAATGGCGACCTACGCCTTGCTATCCAAAAACCTTAACCCCAACGACGACGATATCCGTGTCGCCTTGGACGGCAACAAGTGCCGTTGTACGGGATACGTAAAGATATTCGATGCCGTGCGCCTCGCCGCCGAAAGGATGAGAGATAATGGATAA
- a CDS encoding molybdopterin cofactor-binding domain-containing protein, whose product MDKNFSYVGQDTEKVDGLSLVTGTGRYTDDFSGSGTLHVAMLCSPHPHALIKDIDISQAQAMAGVLDVLCYKNAYDDMPKVVHTTAGQGFPEPSPYDSWLFDDKVRFVGDRVAAVAAATLDIAREAASKIKVEYELLEPLFDPERAMEPGVPVVHDRDEYMPIPVPYDPGKNLMAEKIFTIGDVDKGLSEAEFVLDQVYHTHCAHHCMMEPHSAFATFDDNGRLVIYSSTSVPFHVRRIVAQVLSYPLRKIHVIKPRVGGAYGGKQEAFMEPLAAKFALRTGRPVKFILSREEVFTSSRTRHAMRVHITTGFKKDGTMTALKMDDLMDSGAYGSHGLTVLCNAASKVLPLFNKVKNVQFIGRTVYTNNPVGGAYRGYGVTQATFGFMQHVDMIARQTGQDVLEYIKKWHIKEGEGSPVFEAIGEGKAGVAQVITCCKLSRCIDLGAEAIGWYDKRDKRISTSPDKVRGVGMAVSMQGSGIPLIDMGSAYMKLNEDGSCNLLMGATDTGTGSDTVMCQIAAEVLNIDPEMVIPLASDTDVTPFDDGAYASSGTYVSGGAVRVCAENFRDNILKAASMMLEVPQDRLETAGGVVWDKDDREKSADFGAICCYSMYGAGEKMHQIQGYGSYTSPVSPPPFIAQFAEVEVDRRTGDVKVLKFVSAVDCGKALNPKMTEGQVEGGVLNGIGFALREQYQFDSKGRMTNPDFGNYKVFGSLDVPEIKTILVDAYEETGPFGAKSVSEVCINGPAPAIANAIFDAVGVRLFDLPLTSERVLAAIKKG is encoded by the coding sequence ATGGATAAAAATTTCTCCTACGTGGGTCAGGACACAGAGAAAGTAGATGGTCTTTCTCTGGTGACCGGTACCGGTCGCTACACCGACGATTTTAGTGGCTCAGGAACCCTCCACGTGGCGATGCTATGCTCTCCCCATCCTCACGCTCTGATAAAGGACATAGACATATCTCAGGCTCAAGCCATGGCCGGTGTGTTGGATGTGTTGTGCTATAAAAACGCCTACGACGATATGCCTAAGGTGGTACACACCACCGCCGGTCAGGGCTTTCCCGAGCCCTCTCCTTACGACTCCTGGCTTTTCGACGACAAGGTCCGTTTCGTAGGCGATCGGGTCGCTGCGGTGGCCGCAGCGACGCTGGACATAGCCAGGGAGGCGGCGTCCAAGATCAAGGTTGAATACGAGCTTTTAGAGCCTCTTTTCGATCCTGAGAGGGCGATGGAGCCCGGGGTTCCTGTGGTTCACGACAGGGACGAGTATATGCCTATACCGGTTCCCTACGATCCCGGAAAGAACCTTATGGCGGAGAAGATATTCACCATAGGGGACGTTGACAAAGGCCTTTCGGAGGCCGAGTTCGTCCTGGATCAGGTCTACCATACCCACTGTGCTCACCACTGTATGATGGAGCCCCATTCGGCCTTTGCCACCTTCGACGATAACGGAAGGCTGGTTATCTACAGCTCCACCAGCGTCCCCTTCCACGTCAGGAGGATCGTCGCCCAGGTGTTGAGCTATCCTCTGAGGAAGATCCACGTCATAAAGCCCAGAGTTGGAGGGGCTTACGGCGGTAAACAGGAGGCCTTTATGGAGCCCTTAGCGGCAAAGTTCGCCCTTAGGACCGGTCGTCCTGTCAAGTTCATCCTCTCCAGAGAGGAGGTCTTTACCTCCTCGAGGACCAGACACGCCATGAGGGTCCACATAACCACAGGGTTTAAAAAGGACGGGACCATGACTGCCCTCAAGATGGACGACCTCATGGACTCGGGAGCCTACGGATCCCACGGTCTGACGGTGCTCTGCAACGCTGCCTCCAAGGTTCTGCCTCTGTTCAACAAGGTCAAAAACGTCCAGTTCATCGGTAGAACCGTCTACACCAACAACCCTGTAGGCGGGGCCTATAGGGGATACGGCGTGACTCAGGCGACCTTCGGCTTTATGCAGCACGTGGATATGATAGCCAGACAGACCGGTCAGGATGTCCTGGAGTACATCAAAAAATGGCACATAAAAGAGGGTGAGGGCTCGCCGGTCTTCGAGGCAATAGGAGAGGGCAAGGCGGGAGTAGCTCAGGTCATAACCTGCTGTAAGCTCAGCCGCTGTATTGACCTTGGGGCGGAGGCTATCGGCTGGTACGACAAGAGGGATAAACGTATATCCACCTCCCCCGATAAGGTCAGAGGGGTCGGCATGGCGGTCTCCATGCAGGGCTCGGGTATCCCTCTGATAGACATGGGAAGTGCCTATATGAAGCTAAACGAGGACGGATCTTGCAACCTTCTCATGGGAGCCACCGACACAGGAACGGGGTCGGACACCGTTATGTGTCAGATCGCCGCGGAGGTGCTCAACATAGACCCTGAGATGGTGATCCCTCTTGCCTCCGACACCGACGTCACCCCCTTCGACGACGGGGCCTACGCCTCCTCGGGTACCTACGTATCAGGAGGAGCTGTTCGGGTCTGTGCGGAGAACTTCCGGGATAACATCCTAAAGGCTGCGTCGATGATGCTGGAGGTGCCTCAAGACAGGCTCGAGACCGCTGGGGGAGTGGTGTGGGACAAAGACGACAGGGAGAAATCCGCCGACTTCGGAGCCATCTGTTGCTATTCTATGTACGGCGCTGGGGAGAAGATGCACCAAATACAGGGTTATGGATCCTACACCTCTCCGGTCTCTCCGCCTCCTTTTATAGCTCAGTTTGCCGAGGTAGAGGTCGATAGGCGGACCGGAGACGTTAAGGTGCTCAAGTTCGTCAGCGCGGTGGACTGCGGAAAGGCCCTAAACCCCAAGATGACCGAAGGTCAGGTAGAGGGAGGGGTCCTAAACGGAATTGGCTTCGCCCTCAGGGAGCAGTATCAGTTCGACTCAAAGGGCAGAATGACAAACCCGGACTTCGGAAACTACAAGGTCTTTGGATCTCTGGACGTACCGGAGATAAAGACGATTCTGGTCGATGCCTACGAGGAAACCGGTCCCTTCGGGGCCAAGTCGGTTTCGGAGGTATGTATAAACGGACCGGCTCCTGCCATCGCCAACGCCATTTTCGACGCTGTCGGGGTAAGGCTGTTTGATCTGCCTCTGACCTCAGAGAGGGTTTTGGCAGCTATCAAAAAAGGCTAG
- a CDS encoding amidohydrolase family protein translates to MKSYVIGNGVVADGLGTFLDPGAVVVEDGKIVAVKPIEEVSADDGEWLDVGGRLILPGLVNMHHHFYSQFASGISPHGDCDGFIDVLQDMWWPLDAAMDRDAVYWSGICGAMDSLCHGVTTVFDHHASMNFVEGVLDVLSQGIDVVGLKAALCLEMSDRLGKDRIEGQFKENLRFWSVNRNSSKRRGLLGLHANFTLSDESMAYIGRERPGDMAIHVHCGEGRMDYDYCLERGFKGPVDRLDSFGLLSSSSLLIHCIHISNDDYRIIRKKSPGVVTNPESNANNRVGSMDRSGIGSFLLGTDGMSGDMLASLRSAFLLDRKADSLWEGLAGAFFSNRYDYVRKFFTDVRGFEPGAAADIAVLDYVPLTPISNENLLGHLIFGAKGGKAFMTMVDGEILWREGRFSNPDLADIHMEARKVVQGFHRRFYSSPWTSKLSENPRDFSVE, encoded by the coding sequence GTGAAGAGCTACGTTATAGGCAACGGCGTTGTGGCCGATGGCCTGGGGACTTTTTTAGATCCTGGGGCCGTCGTAGTGGAGGACGGCAAGATCGTAGCGGTGAAACCTATTGAGGAGGTTTCCGCCGACGACGGAGAGTGGCTCGACGTAGGGGGCAGGCTTATACTCCCGGGCTTGGTCAATATGCACCACCATTTCTACTCTCAGTTCGCCTCGGGAATATCCCCACACGGAGATTGTGACGGATTTATCGATGTCTTGCAGGACATGTGGTGGCCCCTTGACGCCGCTATGGATAGAGACGCTGTCTACTGGTCCGGTATCTGTGGCGCTATGGATTCCCTCTGTCACGGCGTGACCACCGTTTTCGACCATCACGCGTCGATGAACTTCGTGGAAGGCGTCCTGGACGTTCTGTCCCAGGGGATAGACGTGGTCGGCCTCAAAGCGGCACTGTGTCTTGAGATGTCCGATAGGCTCGGAAAGGATCGGATAGAGGGCCAGTTTAAAGAAAATCTCAGGTTCTGGAGTGTCAACAGAAATTCGTCTAAGAGGCGAGGTCTGTTAGGGCTTCACGCCAACTTCACCCTCTCCGATGAATCTATGGCCTATATCGGTCGGGAGAGGCCCGGAGATATGGCGATTCACGTCCACTGCGGCGAGGGTCGAATGGACTACGATTACTGTCTTGAGAGAGGGTTTAAGGGCCCGGTGGATCGATTGGATTCCTTCGGTCTGCTGTCCTCCTCCTCTTTGTTGATCCACTGTATCCACATATCCAATGACGACTACCGGATAATAAGGAAAAAATCCCCTGGAGTGGTTACCAACCCCGAGTCCAACGCCAACAACCGAGTGGGATCCATGGACAGGTCTGGGATAGGTTCCTTCCTGCTGGGAACCGACGGAATGTCCGGCGATATGCTGGCCTCCCTTAGATCCGCTTTTTTGCTGGATAGGAAGGCCGATTCCCTCTGGGAGGGCCTGGCAGGTGCGTTTTTTTCAAACCGATACGACTACGTCAGAAAGTTCTTTACCGACGTAAGAGGATTTGAGCCAGGTGCCGCTGCCGATATCGCCGTTCTCGACTACGTTCCTCTGACCCCTATCTCAAATGAAAATCTACTGGGGCACCTGATATTCGGTGCAAAGGGAGGAAAGGCCTTTATGACCATGGTCGACGGCGAGATTTTATGGCGGGAGGGCCGTTTCTCGAACCCCGATCTTGCGGATATACACATGGAGGCCCGAAAGGTAGTTCAGGGCTTTCACAGAAGGTTTTATTCCTCTCCCTGGACCTCTAAGTTGTCCGAGAACCCCAGGGATTTTTCGGTAGAGTAG
- a CDS encoding diguanylate cyclase translates to MADLTVKVGNLFFANPVLPAAGPNVMKLEQMLDAVEGGVGGIVTKTVSREPAVYPKPCIAKGPCDGLLNCETWADKPWRSYLEDYKKVKQTGVPLICSIGYSPEDVAELGKGLEAEVGPDGIEFSTHYVGKTLDPLKKVADALKSSVSCPVWMKVSPSTPDIPEMARVMSDYVDGFVAINSVGPALDFNVNDPRPMLGTEDGHGWLSGPAIMGTALYCVFQISQAQDKPVIGVGGIRTGEDAVKFIMAGASLVGLCSEAIRKGPSIYGNIAREMGDWMDRKGYRSIDDIRGLYSSKVCGRSR, encoded by the coding sequence ATGGCTGATTTGACGGTTAAAGTAGGAAACCTGTTCTTTGCGAATCCCGTCCTGCCCGCCGCAGGACCTAACGTTATGAAGCTGGAGCAGATGCTGGACGCTGTCGAAGGCGGTGTTGGTGGCATAGTAACCAAGACCGTATCCCGAGAGCCAGCGGTTTACCCAAAGCCCTGTATCGCCAAAGGCCCCTGCGATGGCCTTCTGAACTGCGAGACCTGGGCGGACAAGCCATGGCGAAGCTATTTGGAGGACTACAAAAAGGTCAAACAGACCGGTGTGCCTTTGATCTGTTCCATCGGCTATAGCCCGGAGGATGTGGCCGAGCTAGGCAAAGGGCTGGAGGCGGAGGTCGGTCCCGACGGTATAGAGTTCTCCACCCACTACGTAGGCAAGACTCTGGATCCTCTTAAAAAGGTGGCCGACGCCCTTAAAAGCTCTGTCTCCTGTCCTGTCTGGATGAAGGTATCCCCTAGCACACCTGATATTCCGGAGATGGCTAGGGTCATGTCGGACTACGTAGACGGTTTCGTGGCTATCAACTCTGTGGGGCCCGCTCTGGACTTCAATGTAAACGATCCTCGGCCTATGCTGGGCACCGAGGACGGACACGGATGGCTTTCCGGCCCCGCCATCATGGGAACGGCCCTCTACTGCGTATTCCAGATATCCCAGGCCCAGGACAAGCCGGTTATAGGCGTCGGCGGAATCAGGACCGGGGAGGACGCCGTCAAGTTCATCATGGCGGGGGCGTCCCTTGTGGGTTTGTGTTCCGAGGCCATCAGGAAGGGCCCATCCATCTACGGCAATATCGCCAGAGAGATGGGAGATTGGATGGACCGTAAGGGATACCGCTCCATTGACGATATTAGGGGCCTCTATTCTTCCAAGGTCTGCGGTCGTTCGAGATAG
- a CDS encoding xanthine dehydrogenase family protein molybdopterin-binding subunit has product MGNRLKIVGKSEPRKDGWEKVTGRALFIDDIPLDGCWYGGVLRSDVARGRLVSIERDPAFDWSRVTVVTSSDLPGPNMVASVRDDCPILAEDKVCYVTEPIALVAAPDRDTLKEAMASLRPVIEPDGEPVIDVQDAIKADRLVWGEDNIIKSFDIKMGDLDRGFDEADLILEETYTTQHQEQVYLEPQGAFAVPGQDLRSVDVTISCQCPFYVHNSVVKGLGFDPDKVVIKQSITGGAFGGKEFYPSLVALHVAVLALASGKTVKMVFDRYEDLAATSKRHPSVTRIRSGHKKDGTITAMDVDFILNGGATTTLSVVVLQRGVLHATGCYKVPNARVLGRAVATNLPPSGAYRGFGVPQSMFALERHMDLAAEKLGLDPVAVREVNLLEVGDAIPCGQIMGQVAAKAVLDRALEMSDYRKKIEDFKAHNQGQPKTLRGIGLSLFLHGGAFTGSGEDYINGVTKVVFVPGDTAEQGRVEIRISSTEMGQGAATVLPQIVAEGLGLSLAKVDFMTPDTSQISNSGPTVASRTTVVVGAILTRSAGDMVEKLVDFLTSTLGVTVTFDGKVFCGGAHCLSFLEAAHRYSLEVGELIGWGKYLSTGSHWDDGTNTGDAYPSYSWACDVVEVEIDRDTLEIVPKKLHAVVEIGTVINPVLAQGQYEGGSLQALGYGWLEDMAVKGDRIDAGSLSKYLIPTTMDTPDYNLEFIEVPYQHGPYGAKGLGELPHDGGAPALAQAIGHALGVFPKDIPVTPERITAMLASKGENR; this is encoded by the coding sequence TTGGGAAACAGACTTAAAATCGTGGGGAAATCGGAGCCAAGAAAGGACGGCTGGGAGAAGGTCACCGGAAGGGCTCTGTTCATAGACGATATACCTCTGGATGGCTGTTGGTACGGAGGGGTCCTTAGGTCCGATGTGGCTAGGGGAAGACTGGTTTCCATCGAAAGGGATCCTGCCTTCGACTGGTCCCGTGTTACGGTGGTGACCTCATCGGACCTGCCAGGCCCCAATATGGTGGCCTCCGTCAGGGACGACTGTCCCATACTGGCGGAGGATAAGGTTTGCTACGTCACCGAGCCTATCGCTCTGGTGGCCGCACCGGACCGGGATACCCTGAAAGAGGCCATGGCCTCTCTTCGTCCTGTGATAGAGCCCGACGGAGAGCCGGTTATCGACGTGCAGGACGCTATAAAGGCCGATCGACTTGTATGGGGCGAGGACAACATAATAAAGTCCTTCGATATAAAAATGGGCGACCTGGACAGGGGCTTTGATGAGGCGGACCTTATCCTCGAGGAGACCTACACTACCCAGCATCAGGAGCAGGTTTATCTCGAGCCTCAGGGAGCTTTCGCCGTTCCCGGCCAGGACCTTAGATCGGTGGATGTAACCATATCCTGTCAGTGTCCCTTTTACGTCCATAATTCGGTCGTAAAGGGCCTCGGATTCGATCCAGATAAAGTGGTGATAAAGCAGTCTATAACCGGAGGTGCCTTTGGAGGAAAGGAATTTTATCCCTCTCTGGTAGCCCTTCACGTGGCGGTGCTGGCCCTTGCCTCGGGAAAGACCGTCAAAATGGTCTTCGACCGCTACGAGGACCTTGCTGCTACGTCTAAGAGACACCCCTCGGTAACCCGCATCAGGTCGGGACATAAGAAGGACGGTACTATAACCGCCATGGACGTGGATTTTATCCTCAACGGAGGCGCTACGACTACCTTAAGCGTCGTGGTCCTTCAAAGAGGGGTGCTTCACGCTACGGGCTGTTATAAAGTCCCTAACGCAAGGGTCTTGGGACGGGCTGTGGCGACCAACCTGCCTCCTAGCGGGGCTTACAGGGGATTTGGGGTTCCTCAATCCATGTTTGCCCTTGAACGGCATATGGATCTTGCGGCGGAAAAACTGGGACTCGATCCTGTGGCCGTAAGGGAGGTAAACCTCCTTGAGGTTGGTGATGCTATTCCATGTGGTCAGATAATGGGACAGGTTGCCGCCAAAGCGGTACTGGATAGGGCCCTGGAGATGTCGGACTACCGCAAAAAAATAGAGGATTTCAAAGCCCATAACCAGGGACAGCCTAAAACCCTGAGAGGAATAGGTTTATCGTTGTTTCTCCACGGCGGTGCCTTTACCGGGTCGGGAGAGGACTACATAAACGGAGTCACCAAAGTCGTCTTCGTTCCCGGAGATACCGCCGAACAGGGCAGGGTGGAGATAAGGATAAGCAGCACCGAAATGGGCCAGGGAGCGGCTACGGTCCTTCCTCAGATAGTCGCCGAAGGGCTAGGGCTGTCTTTAGCAAAGGTGGATTTCATGACCCCTGACACTTCTCAGATATCTAACAGCGGGCCTACCGTGGCCTCCAGGACTACCGTTGTTGTCGGGGCTATCCTCACCAGGTCCGCTGGCGATATGGTCGAGAAGCTGGTGGATTTCCTGACCTCCACCCTTGGTGTGACCGTCACATTCGACGGGAAGGTCTTTTGCGGTGGAGCTCACTGTCTGTCGTTTTTGGAGGCCGCTCATCGCTACTCCCTGGAGGTAGGGGAGCTTATAGGTTGGGGAAAATACCTATCCACCGGAAGCCACTGGGACGACGGTACCAACACCGGAGACGCCTATCCGTCCTACTCTTGGGCTTGTGATGTCGTCGAGGTAGAGATCGACAGGGATACCCTGGAGATAGTCCCTAAAAAACTCCACGCAGTGGTGGAGATAGGTACGGTGATAAATCCCGTTCTAGCACAAGGCCAGTACGAAGGGGGATCCTTACAGGCTCTAGGTTACGGCTGGCTTGAGGATATGGCCGTCAAGGGGGACCGTATAGACGCAGGAAGTCTGAGTAAATACCTGATCCCTACCACTATGGACACCCCTGACTACAACCTAGAGTTTATAGAGGTGCCCTATCAACACGGTCCTTACGGTGCCAAGGGGTTAGGTGAGCTTCCTCACGATGGAGGGGCACCCGCCCTGGCTCAGGCTATCGGTCACGCTCTAGGCGTGTTTCCTAAGGATATTCCGGTGACCCCCGAGAGGATCACCGCCATGTTGGCCTCCAAGGGGGAAAATAGATGA
- a CDS encoding FAD binding domain-containing protein has translation MKIELYINREFHQIDIAPRDRLLDVLRRYRGLTGTKEGCGEGECGACAVILDGRLVNSCMVPALELHGSKVITIEGLGGETDALQRAFVEEGAVQCGFCTPGMVLAARSLLARKPSPSRDEIKEGLAGNLCRCTGYEKIIKAVSRAAQEGYGKIAASDLEDQEMVRPSEPPILSEDEKGRIFLPYDLDQACEALEKHPDICMLAGTTDFYPDIKKGAKFPEKLMDLTHLCDLKKIEEEEGSVVIGSGVTTQRIAEDPIVGAYFPALRDAADMSAAIAIKNKATIGGNLMTASPAADMPPVLLMLGASVIFRSSSGRREIPMEDFFRGYRKTAIEPGELLESVRIPIPAEGISQAFYKRGSRKSLTIARVNVACSARLDGGVIRDMRVVAGTMAVIPTVITAVSELVEGKPVTQSLVEAVKEAARDGVHPRTSEEYRKNITGNLVARFVMELGQDL, from the coding sequence ATGAAGATCGAGCTTTACATAAACCGAGAGTTTCATCAGATTGATATAGCTCCTAGGGACAGGCTTTTGGACGTACTTCGTCGTTACAGAGGTCTTACCGGCACAAAAGAGGGCTGTGGCGAGGGAGAGTGTGGAGCCTGTGCGGTCATATTGGACGGCAGGTTGGTTAATAGCTGTATGGTCCCTGCCTTAGAGCTCCACGGCAGCAAGGTTATAACCATAGAGGGGTTAGGGGGGGAGACCGACGCTTTACAGCGGGCCTTTGTGGAGGAGGGGGCGGTCCAGTGCGGTTTCTGCACCCCCGGCATGGTTTTAGCCGCCAGGAGTTTGTTGGCGAGGAAGCCCAGTCCCTCCAGGGATGAGATAAAAGAGGGCCTTGCAGGTAACCTCTGTCGCTGTACTGGCTACGAGAAGATAATAAAGGCGGTATCCAGAGCTGCTCAGGAGGGATATGGCAAAATCGCCGCTTCCGATCTTGAGGATCAAGAGATGGTGAGACCCTCTGAGCCACCTATCCTATCGGAAGACGAAAAGGGCCGAATCTTCTTGCCTTACGATCTGGATCAGGCCTGTGAGGCCCTGGAGAAACACCCTGATATCTGTATGTTGGCTGGAACTACCGACTTCTATCCCGATATCAAAAAGGGAGCCAAGTTTCCAGAAAAGCTCATGGACCTGACCCATCTTTGCGACCTGAAAAAAATAGAGGAGGAAGAGGGAAGTGTGGTAATAGGAAGCGGTGTTACCACCCAGAGGATAGCCGAGGATCCCATCGTCGGTGCATATTTCCCTGCCCTCAGAGATGCTGCTGATATGTCCGCCGCAATCGCCATAAAAAACAAAGCCACTATCGGCGGTAACCTGATGACCGCCTCCCCTGCGGCGGATATGCCTCCTGTTCTGCTCATGCTAGGCGCCTCGGTGATATTCAGGAGTTCATCGGGACGACGGGAGATCCCTATGGAGGATTTCTTCAGGGGATACCGTAAGACCGCTATAGAGCCAGGGGAGCTGCTCGAGTCGGTTAGGATCCCTATTCCTGCGGAGGGAATCTCTCAGGCTTTTTATAAGAGGGGATCTAGAAAGTCTCTCACCATAGCCAGGGTGAACGTGGCCTGTTCCGCAAGGCTGGATGGCGGCGTTATAAGGGACATGAGGGTAGTCGCCGGAACCATGGCAGTTATACCGACGGTCATCACCGCGGTATCCGAGTTGGTCGAGGGCAAGCCTGTCACCCAATCGCTGGTCGAGGCGGTCAAGGAGGCCGCTAGGGATGGAGTCCATCCCAGGACCTCCGAGGAGTACAGGAAGAACATTACGGGAAACCTTGTGGCCAGATTCGTAATGGAGCTTGGACAGGATCTTTAG
- a CDS encoding nucleoside deaminase: MTLDAVFNRMLDVIENDIVPITRQGVANGHKVFGAAVLLKKDLSLVLAGTNHELECPLWHGEVYTIKEFYRMENRPDPADCVFLSTHEPCSMCLSSIAWAGFPEFYFLFSYEETKDSFSIPHDIKMIKEVFLCDAPSRENSFYKAHPLVEMIPSLSDPEGAKERIARIQDEYDELSRTYQARKDDNSIPLK; the protein is encoded by the coding sequence ATGACCTTGGACGCCGTTTTTAACCGTATGTTGGACGTCATAGAGAATGACATAGTTCCCATAACCAGACAGGGAGTTGCCAATGGACATAAGGTCTTTGGGGCGGCGGTGCTGCTGAAAAAGGATCTATCCCTGGTGCTAGCTGGGACAAACCACGAGCTCGAGTGTCCTCTGTGGCACGGAGAGGTCTACACCATCAAGGAGTTTTATCGCATGGAGAACAGACCCGATCCGGCGGATTGCGTTTTTCTATCCACCCACGAGCCTTGCTCCATGTGCCTCTCTTCCATCGCCTGGGCGGGGTTTCCTGAGTTCTATTTTCTGTTCAGCTACGAGGAGACTAAGGACTCTTTCTCCATCCCTCACGATATAAAGATGATCAAGGAGGTCTTTCTCTGTGACGCACCGTCCAGGGAAAACTCCTTCTACAAGGCCCATCCTCTGGTGGAGATGATACCCTCTCTGTCAGATCCCGAAGGCGCAAAAGAGAGGATAGCCAGAATTCAGGACGAATACGATGAGCTCTCCAGGACATATCAAGCCCGTAAGGACGATAACTCTATACCTTTAAAATAA
- a CDS encoding stage V sporulation protein S: MEILKVSASSQPKMVAGAIAAVIRESGAVECQAVGAGAVNQAVKSIAIARGYVAPNGIDMVCVPAFSKIEIGGEERTAIRFQLEKR, translated from the coding sequence ATGGAAATTCTGAAGGTATCCGCTAGTTCCCAGCCTAAGATGGTAGCAGGGGCCATTGCGGCGGTGATCAGAGAGAGCGGGGCAGTAGAGTGTCAGGCCGTAGGTGCTGGAGCGGTAAACCAGGCTGTCAAATCCATAGCCATAGCGAGAGGATATGTGGCTCCCAACGGAATCGATATGGTCTGCGTTCCGGCTTTCTCGAAGATAGAGATAGGTGGGGAGGAGAGGACCGCGATTCGTTTCCAACTGGAAAAAAGATAA